A genomic stretch from Sphaerodactylus townsendi isolate TG3544 linkage group LG15, MPM_Stown_v2.3, whole genome shotgun sequence includes:
- the TMUB2 gene encoding transmembrane and ubiquitin-like domain-containing protein 2 — translation MESPEVTLIEGVGDEVTVVAGVIVLITALVLSWLSTYVADGGSPFLGTVVAARDSPVIHLSPIDHYVGNSMVSEHSEPQGTTEGAEEKAEEGPAPDSGPAVEQGDSNSGSDATLDRLLDIQGLPQRTFSSVAVSPEHQRLPQTAPLPVENESNSGLIKVRLKFLNDTEEVAMVRPEDTVGSLRSKYFPGQENQMKFIYQGQLLQDQARTLRSLNILDNCVIHCHLSQAAVSAIPDTAVAPSEAGGVALNMGNLMIPVFVVMLAVIWYFRLNYRQLFTAPATISLVGVTVFFSFLVFGMYGR, via the exons ATGGAGTCCCCTGAAGTGACTCTCATCGAAGGTGTGGGTGATGAAGTGACTGTGGTAGCTGGCGTGATAGTCCTCATCACAGCACTGGTTCTCTCTTGGCTTTCCACATACGTTGCAGATGGTGGCAGTCCTTTTCTGGGAACCGTTGTGGCTGCCAGAGACTCGCCAGTGATCCACCTGAGCCCTATAGACCACTATGTAGGGAATTCTATGGTCTCAGAACACTCTGAGCCCCAGGGCACCACGGAAGGTGCTGAAGAGAAGGCTGAAGAGGGCCCTGCCCCTGACTCAGGCCCTGCCGTTGAGCAAGGGGACAGCAACAGTGGCTCTGATGCTACCCTCGACCGCCTGTTGGACATTCAAGGCCTTCCCCAAAGGACCTTTTCTAGCGTGGCTGTCTCCCCAGAGCATCAGAGACTTCCCCAAACAGCACCTCTCCCAGTTGAAAATGAATCTAATTCAGGGCTTATCAAGGTGCGCCTCAAATTCCTCAACGATACAGAGGAGGTGGCTATGGTGAGGCCGGAGGACACTGTTGG ttctttACGAAGCAAATACTTTCCAGGACAGGAAAACCAGATGAAGTTTATCTACCAGGGCCAGCTTCTTCAGGACCAGGCTCGGACGCTCCGCTCCCTCAACATCCTGGACAACTGCGTCATCCACTGCCACCTCTCGCAGGCTGCTGTCTCCGCCATTCCGGACACAGCGGTGGCCCCTTCAGAGGCTGGAGGTGTCGCTTTAAATATGGGCAACCTAATGATTCCTGTCTTTGTGGTGATGTTGGCCGTCATCTGGTATTTCCGCCTCAACTACCGCCAGCTCTTCACAGCcccagccaccatctccttagtaGGGGTAACTGTATTTTTCAGTTTCCTCGTTTTTGGAATGTACGGACGGTGA